In Streptomyces ambofaciens ATCC 23877, a single genomic region encodes these proteins:
- a CDS encoding DUF6158 family protein produces MNEHDTREATATGVDPGRLDDQQLMKELETIHRTRHDTLLYGSNDALRVHNDRMAQLEGEWLRRNPRRSVAAGRTREGARERGCGEATAPGA; encoded by the coding sequence ATGAACGAACACGACACGCGTGAGGCCACCGCGACCGGTGTGGACCCGGGCCGCCTGGACGACCAGCAGCTCATGAAGGAGCTGGAGACCATCCACCGCACGCGTCACGACACCCTGCTGTACGGGTCGAACGACGCGCTGCGGGTCCACAACGACCGCATGGCCCAGCTGGAGGGCGAGTGGCTGCGCCGCAACCCCCGGCGTTCGGTGGCCGCGGGCCGCACCCGCGAGGGCGCCCGGGAACGCGGCTGCGGGGAGGCCACCGCACCCGGCGCCTGA
- a CDS encoding type 1 glutamine amidotransferase domain-containing protein, with product MRIAFLSAPEGVEQVELTEPWQAAKDAGHEPVLVSTQSGEIQGFNHLDKADTFPVDEVVGDTSADSFGGLVLPGGVANPDFLRMDEKAVAFVRDFFRQGRPVAAICHAPWTLVEADVVRGRVLTSWPSLRTDLGNAGATWVDEQVKVCDHGDNVLITSRKPDDLKAFCETFLAEFAKAGG from the coding sequence ATGCGTATCGCATTTCTGAGCGCGCCCGAGGGCGTGGAACAGGTCGAGCTGACCGAGCCGTGGCAGGCGGCGAAGGACGCGGGTCACGAGCCCGTGCTCGTCTCCACGCAGTCCGGTGAGATCCAGGGCTTCAACCACCTCGACAAGGCGGACACGTTCCCGGTGGACGAGGTGGTGGGCGACACCTCCGCCGACTCCTTCGGCGGGCTGGTCCTGCCCGGTGGTGTGGCCAACCCGGACTTCCTGCGGATGGACGAGAAGGCCGTGGCGTTCGTCAGGGACTTCTTCCGGCAGGGCCGTCCGGTGGCCGCCATCTGTCACGCCCCGTGGACGCTCGTCGAGGCGGACGTGGTGCGCGGCCGGGTGCTGACCTCGTGGCCGAGCCTGCGGACCGACCTCGGCAACGCGGGCGCCACCTGGGTCGACGAACAGGTGAAGGTCTGCGACCACGGTGACAACGTGCTGATCACCAGCCGCAAGCCGGACGACCTCAAGGCGTTCTGCGAGACGTTCCTCGCGGAGTTCGCCAAGGCCGGCGGCTGA
- a CDS encoding CBS domain-containing protein, protein MAEYVRDVMTPGVAAVRPDSSLVEAARLMRTHNIGHVVVADGQDVVGVLTDRDITVRAVAEGLDPMAVAVRTVCTRDPLTVSPGDPAADASALMREHAVRRLPVVEDGLPVGTVSLGDLAEARAPASALADISRAAPDERSGG, encoded by the coding sequence ATGGCCGAGTACGTGAGGGACGTCATGACCCCGGGCGTGGCCGCCGTCCGCCCGGACTCCTCCCTCGTCGAGGCGGCGCGCCTCATGCGCACGCACAACATCGGGCACGTGGTGGTCGCGGACGGGCAGGACGTCGTGGGCGTGCTCACCGACCGTGACATCACGGTCCGGGCGGTGGCGGAAGGCCTCGACCCGATGGCGGTCGCCGTCCGGACGGTGTGCACCCGCGACCCGCTGACGGTCTCCCCGGGCGACCCGGCGGCGGACGCGTCGGCGCTGATGCGCGAGCACGCCGTGCGCCGGCTGCCGGTCGTGGAGGACGGGCTGCCGGTGGGGACGGTCAGCCTCGGCGATCTGGCCGAGGCCCGCGCCCCCGCCTCGGCCCTCGCAGACATCAGCCGGGCGGCGCCCGACGAGCGGTCCGGCGGCTGA
- a CDS encoding DUF2795 domain-containing protein — MQRGSDRMSVHRDDEMKHELQGLLRSGHPTRTEEWNDPEPAAEDDPDVTYGPVTPGRGPTYLEALRLELARNLTRGTFPAGPRELTRALRRGHAPDALVEGLERLPHKARYDNVQELAMALTDNGGSGSAGPRGA; from the coding sequence ATGCAGCGAGGCAGCGACCGGATGAGCGTCCACCGCGACGACGAGATGAAGCACGAACTCCAGGGTCTGCTCAGGTCCGGGCACCCCACCCGCACCGAGGAGTGGAACGACCCGGAACCGGCTGCCGAGGACGACCCGGACGTCACGTACGGACCGGTGACACCGGGCCGCGGACCGACGTACCTGGAGGCCCTCCGGCTCGAACTGGCCCGGAACCTGACCCGGGGCACCTTTCCCGCGGGCCCTCGGGAACTGACCCGGGCACTGCGCCGCGGCCACGCGCCGGACGCCCTCGTCGAGGGTCTGGAACGGCTGCCGCACAAGGCGCGCTACGACAACGTCCAGGAACTGGCGATGGCCCTGACCGACAACGGCGGGTCCGGGTCCGCCGGCCCGCGGGGCGCCTAG
- a CDS encoding ATP-binding cassette domain-containing protein — MSSARRTNTRQAAPHVADSHDLIRVHGARENNLKDVSIEIPKRRLTVFTGVSGSGKSSLVFNTIAAESQRLINETYSAFVQGFMPTLARPEVDVLEGLTTAIIVDQQRMGADPRSTVGTATDVNAMLRILFSRLGDPHIGPPSAYSFNTASVRASGAITVERGDKKTTKATYERTGGMCTHCEGRGTVSDIDLTQLYDDSKSLAEGAFTIPGWKSDSQWTVQVYAQSGLVDPDKPIREYTEQELRDFLHGEPVKVKVNGVNLTYEGLIPKIQKSFLSKDKEAMQPHIRAFVERAVTFTTCPECDGTRLSEGARSSRIGKISIADACAMEIRDLAEWVRGLDEPSVAPLLTALRDTLDSFVEIGLGYLSLERPAGTLSGGEAQRVKMIRHLGSSLTDTTYVFDEPTIGLHPHDIQRMNDLLLRLRDKGNTVLVVEHKPEAIAIADHVVDLGPGAGTAGGTVCFEGTVEDLRAAGTVTGRHLDDRASLKETVRKPTGTLEIRDATRHNLQGVDVDVPLGVLCVVTGVAGSGKSSLIHGSIPAGADVVSVDQSPIKGSRRSNPATYTGLLEPIRKAFAKANGVKPALFSANSEGACPTCNGAGVVYTDLAMMAGVSAPCEDCEGKRFQPSVLEYRFGGRDISEVLAMSVEQAEEFFGAGEARTPAAHKILERLADVGLGYLTLGQPLTTLSGGERQRLKLATHMGEKGGVYVLDEPTTGLHLADVEQLLGLLDRLVDSGKSVIVIEHHQAVMAHADWIIDLGPGAGHDGGRIVFEGTPADLVADRSTLTGEHLAAYVGA, encoded by the coding sequence ATGAGCAGCGCCAGGAGAACGAACACGCGGCAGGCCGCGCCGCACGTCGCGGACAGCCACGACCTGATCCGCGTGCACGGCGCCCGCGAGAACAACCTCAAGGACGTCAGCATCGAGATCCCCAAACGCCGGCTGACGGTGTTCACGGGCGTCTCCGGTTCGGGCAAGAGCTCCCTGGTGTTCAACACGATCGCCGCCGAGTCGCAGCGGCTGATCAACGAGACGTACAGCGCCTTCGTGCAGGGCTTCATGCCGACCCTGGCCCGGCCCGAGGTCGACGTCCTCGAGGGCCTCACGACCGCGATCATCGTGGACCAGCAGCGGATGGGCGCCGACCCCCGCTCGACGGTCGGCACCGCCACCGACGTCAACGCCATGCTGCGCATCCTCTTCAGCCGGCTCGGCGACCCGCACATCGGTCCGCCCAGCGCGTACTCCTTCAACACCGCCTCCGTCCGGGCCAGCGGCGCGATCACCGTCGAGCGCGGCGACAAGAAGACGACGAAGGCCACCTACGAGCGCACCGGCGGCATGTGCACCCACTGCGAGGGCCGGGGCACGGTCTCCGACATCGACCTCACCCAGCTCTACGACGACTCCAAGTCGCTGGCCGAGGGCGCCTTCACCATCCCCGGGTGGAAGTCGGACAGCCAGTGGACCGTCCAGGTCTACGCCCAGTCCGGCCTCGTCGACCCGGACAAGCCGATCCGCGAGTACACCGAGCAGGAGCTCCGCGACTTCCTCCACGGCGAGCCGGTCAAGGTGAAGGTCAACGGCGTCAACCTCACCTACGAGGGCCTGATCCCGAAGATCCAGAAGTCGTTCCTGTCCAAGGACAAGGAGGCGATGCAGCCGCACATCCGGGCGTTCGTCGAGCGGGCCGTCACCTTCACGACCTGTCCCGAGTGCGACGGCACCCGGCTCAGCGAGGGCGCCCGGTCGTCGCGGATCGGGAAGATCAGCATCGCCGACGCCTGTGCGATGGAGATCCGGGACCTGGCCGAGTGGGTCCGCGGACTCGACGAGCCGTCGGTGGCACCCCTGCTCACCGCGCTGCGCGACACCCTCGACTCGTTCGTGGAGATCGGCCTCGGCTACCTCTCGCTGGAGCGGCCGGCCGGCACGCTGTCGGGCGGCGAGGCGCAGCGCGTCAAGATGATCCGCCACCTGGGGTCCTCGCTCACCGACACCACGTACGTCTTCGACGAGCCCACCATCGGCCTGCACCCCCACGACATCCAGCGGATGAACGACCTGCTCCTGCGGCTGCGGGACAAGGGCAACACGGTCCTCGTCGTCGAGCACAAGCCGGAGGCCATCGCGATCGCCGACCACGTCGTGGACCTCGGCCCCGGCGCCGGCACGGCGGGCGGCACCGTCTGCTTCGAGGGCACCGTCGAGGACCTGCGGGCCGCGGGCACCGTCACCGGCCGCCACCTCGACGACCGGGCCTCCCTCAAGGAGACCGTCCGCAAGCCCACCGGGACCCTGGAGATCCGCGACGCCACGCGGCACAACCTCCAGGGAGTCGACGTCGACGTCCCGCTCGGCGTGCTCTGCGTGGTCACCGGCGTGGCGGGCTCCGGCAAGAGCTCCCTGATCCACGGCTCGATCCCGGCCGGCGCGGACGTCGTATCGGTCGACCAGAGCCCCATCAAGGGCTCGCGGCGCAGCAACCCGGCGACGTACACCGGACTGCTCGAACCGATCCGCAAGGCCTTCGCCAAGGCCAACGGGGTGAAGCCAGCCCTCTTCAGCGCCAACTCCGAGGGCGCCTGCCCCACCTGCAACGGCGCCGGCGTCGTGTACACCGACCTGGCGATGATGGCGGGCGTCTCCGCTCCCTGCGAGGACTGCGAGGGCAAGCGGTTCCAGCCCTCGGTGCTGGAGTACCGGTTCGGCGGCCGGGACATCAGCGAGGTGCTGGCGATGTCGGTGGAGCAGGCCGAGGAGTTCTTCGGCGCCGGCGAGGCCCGCACCCCGGCCGCCCACAAGATCCTGGAGCGGCTCGCCGACGTCGGGCTCGGCTACCTCACCCTCGGCCAGCCCCTCACCACGCTCTCCGGCGGCGAGCGGCAGCGGCTGAAGCTGGCCACGCACATGGGCGAGAAGGGCGGCGTGTACGTCCTCGACGAGCCCACCACCGGCCTGCACCTCGCCGACGTCGAGCAACTGCTCGGCCTGCTGGACCGGCTCGTCGACTCGGGCAAGTCCGTCATCGTCATCGAGCACCACCAGGCGGTCATGGCACACGCCGACTGGATCATCGACCTCGGCCCCGGCGCCGGCCACGACGGCGGCCGGATCGTCTTCGAGGGCACCCCCGCCGACCTCGTCGCCGACCGCTCCACCCTCACCGGCGAGCACCTCGCGGCCTACGTCGGCGCCTGA
- a CDS encoding helix-turn-helix transcriptional regulator, translating into MTTLEDLARLRRARDLMDREYAKPLDVPALARVALMSAGHFSRSFRAAYGETPYSYLMTRRIERAKALLRRGDLSVTEVCFEVGCTSLGSFSSRFTELVGESPSAYRARDHADGAAVPACVAKIYTRPVRNGEAKPAGPPVA; encoded by the coding sequence GTGACGACGCTGGAGGACCTGGCCAGGCTGCGCCGGGCCCGTGACCTGATGGACCGCGAGTACGCGAAGCCGCTCGACGTGCCGGCGCTGGCGCGCGTGGCGCTCATGTCGGCGGGCCACTTCTCGCGCAGCTTCCGCGCCGCCTACGGCGAGACGCCCTACAGCTACCTGATGACCCGCCGCATCGAGCGGGCCAAGGCGCTGCTGCGGCGCGGCGACCTCAGCGTGACCGAGGTCTGCTTCGAGGTCGGCTGTACCTCGCTCGGTTCCTTCAGCTCGCGCTTCACCGAACTGGTCGGCGAGAGCCCGAGCGCCTACCGGGCCCGCGACCACGCCGACGGCGCCGCCGTCCCGGCCTGCGTTGCCAAGATCTACACGCGACCGGTCAGGAACGGAGAAGCGAAGCCCGCCGGACCGCCCGTAGCGTGA
- a CDS encoding VOC family protein — MDINLSQCFIAVDDHDKALAFYRDVLGLEVRNDVGFEGMRWVTVGSPAQPGVDIVLEPPLADPNASAADREAMAELLAKGMLRGVIFATDDVDATFERIRAAGAEVLQEPVDQPYGVRDCAFRDPAGNMLRFSRPRER; from the coding sequence ATGGACATCAACCTCTCGCAGTGCTTCATCGCCGTCGACGACCACGACAAGGCGCTCGCCTTCTACCGTGACGTGCTCGGGCTGGAGGTGCGCAACGACGTCGGGTTCGAGGGGATGCGCTGGGTGACCGTCGGCTCGCCGGCCCAGCCCGGTGTGGACATCGTCCTCGAACCCCCGCTCGCCGACCCGAACGCCTCCGCCGCCGACAGGGAGGCCATGGCCGAACTGCTCGCGAAGGGCATGCTGCGCGGCGTCATCTTCGCCACCGACGACGTCGACGCCACCTTCGAACGGATCCGCGCCGCGGGCGCCGAAGTCCTCCAGGAGCCCGTGGACCAGCCCTATGGCGTCCGTGACTGCGCCTTCCGCGACCCGGCCGGCAACATGCTGCGCTTCAGCCGGCCGCGCGAGCGGTGA
- a CDS encoding thiamine pyrophosphate-requiring protein, translating to MSTKVSDHVLQRLREWGVEQVFGYPGDGINGLLAAWGRAENQPRFVQSRHEEMSAFEAVGYAKFSGRLGVCAATSGPGAIHLLNGLYDAKLDHVPVLAIVGQTHRTAMGGSYQQEVDLHTLFKDVASEFVETVTVPEQLPNVLDRAIRTAYARRCPTAVIIPGDVQELDYSPPTHEFKMVPSSLDRGSWTAVPSDESVRRAAEVLNSGDKVAILVGQGAAGAREQVERLAEKLGAGVAKALLGKDVLSDELPYVTGSIGLLGTRPSYELMRDCDTLLTIGSSFPYSQFLPEYGKARGVQIDIDPHMIGMRYPNEVNLVGDARATLDRLIPLIEGGRGREWYDTVCDNVTRWRDVMKRRAGLEADPVNPEYVAAALDPLLPDDAIVTCDSGSTANWYARHLTMRPGMRGSLSGTLATMGCGVPYAIGAKFAHPDRPVVALVGDGAMQMNGLAELITAAKYRDLWSDPRLVVAVWNNQDLNQVTWEMRAMGGAPSFLPSQSLPDVRYADFARSLGLTGIRVEKPEDVEAAWRAGLAADGPAVLEFLTDPAVPPVPPHATWEQMESTAAAVLKGDADRGSMVKQAFKAKVQEFLPSTGRE from the coding sequence ATGAGCACCAAGGTGTCCGACCACGTCCTGCAGCGACTGCGCGAATGGGGCGTCGAGCAGGTCTTCGGCTACCCGGGCGACGGGATCAACGGCCTGCTGGCCGCCTGGGGCCGCGCCGAGAACCAGCCGCGCTTCGTGCAGTCCCGGCACGAGGAGATGTCCGCGTTCGAGGCGGTCGGATACGCCAAGTTCAGCGGACGTCTGGGGGTGTGCGCGGCGACGTCCGGCCCGGGTGCGATCCACCTGCTCAACGGGTTGTACGACGCCAAGCTCGACCACGTCCCGGTGCTGGCGATCGTCGGGCAGACCCACCGGACCGCGATGGGCGGCTCCTACCAGCAGGAGGTGGACCTGCACACGCTGTTCAAGGACGTCGCCTCCGAGTTCGTGGAGACGGTGACGGTCCCGGAGCAGCTGCCGAACGTGCTGGACCGGGCGATCCGCACCGCGTACGCGCGTCGCTGCCCGACGGCCGTCATCATCCCCGGCGACGTGCAGGAGCTGGACTACTCGCCGCCCACGCACGAGTTCAAGATGGTGCCCTCCAGTCTGGACCGCGGCTCCTGGACGGCGGTCCCGTCCGACGAGTCGGTGCGGCGGGCGGCGGAGGTCCTCAACTCCGGGGACAAGGTGGCGATCCTCGTCGGCCAGGGGGCGGCCGGGGCGCGGGAGCAGGTGGAGCGGCTCGCCGAGAAGCTGGGCGCCGGGGTGGCCAAGGCGCTGCTCGGCAAGGACGTCCTCAGCGACGAGCTCCCCTACGTCACCGGATCGATCGGCCTGCTCGGCACGCGCCCCTCGTACGAGCTGATGCGGGACTGCGACACCCTGCTGACCATCGGGTCCTCCTTCCCGTACTCGCAGTTCCTGCCGGAGTACGGCAAGGCGCGGGGCGTCCAGATCGACATCGACCCGCACATGATCGGGATGCGCTACCCGAACGAGGTCAACCTCGTGGGCGACGCGCGGGCCACCCTGGACCGGCTGATCCCGCTGATCGAGGGCGGCCGGGGGCGCGAGTGGTACGACACGGTGTGCGACAACGTGACACGCTGGCGGGACGTCATGAAGCGCCGGGCCGGGCTGGAGGCGGACCCCGTCAACCCGGAGTACGTGGCCGCCGCCCTCGACCCGCTGCTGCCCGACGACGCGATCGTCACGTGCGACTCGGGTTCCACGGCCAACTGGTACGCCCGGCACCTGACCATGCGGCCCGGCATGCGCGGTTCGCTGTCCGGCACGCTGGCCACGATGGGCTGCGGGGTGCCGTACGCGATCGGCGCGAAGTTCGCCCATCCGGACCGGCCGGTGGTCGCCCTGGTCGGGGACGGGGCGATGCAGATGAACGGGCTGGCGGAGCTGATCACGGCGGCGAAGTACCGCGATCTGTGGTCGGACCCGCGGCTGGTCGTGGCCGTCTGGAACAACCAGGACCTGAACCAGGTCACGTGGGAGATGCGGGCCATGGGCGGCGCGCCGTCCTTCCTGCCCTCGCAGTCGCTCCCGGACGTGCGCTACGCCGACTTCGCCCGGTCCCTGGGGCTCACCGGCATCCGCGTGGAGAAGCCGGAGGACGTGGAGGCGGCCTGGCGGGCGGGGCTCGCGGCGGACGGTCCCGCGGTGCTGGAGTTCCTCACCGACCCCGCCGTGCCCCCGGTGCCGCCGCACGCCACCTGGGAGCAGATGGAGTCGACGGCCGCCGCCGTCCTCAAGGGCGACGCGGACCGGGGGTCGATGGTCAAGCAGGCATTCAAGGCGAAGGTGCAGGAGTTCCTGCCGAGCACCGGGAGGGAGTGA
- a CDS encoding RNA polymerase sigma factor SigF encodes MPIHVSVKHPHDDAPDTADAFRRLAALPDGPERDAVRDRIVEAWLPMAERLARRFRSRGESHEDLRQVAALGLVKAVDRYDPERGNAFESYAVPTITGEIKRHFRDHMWTLHVPRRVQDLRNRVRVAGQDLSQTVSGRGPTVTEIAERADLSEEDVRVGLEALESFTALSLDAELPGTEDGYSLGDALGGPDPALDTVVDREAVRERLAALPERERAILYMRFFDDMTQSRIAEELGISQMHVSRLLSRCCNRVREQVLRDQAA; translated from the coding sequence ATGCCGATCCACGTCAGCGTGAAGCATCCGCACGACGACGCCCCCGACACCGCCGACGCCTTCCGCCGGCTCGCCGCCCTTCCCGACGGCCCGGAGCGCGACGCGGTCCGCGACCGGATCGTCGAGGCCTGGCTGCCCATGGCCGAGCGGCTCGCGCGACGCTTCCGCAGCCGCGGCGAGAGCCACGAGGACCTGCGCCAGGTCGCGGCCCTAGGCCTGGTCAAGGCGGTGGACCGCTACGACCCCGAGCGCGGCAACGCCTTCGAGAGCTACGCCGTGCCGACGATCACCGGCGAGATCAAGCGCCACTTCCGCGACCACATGTGGACCCTGCACGTGCCGCGCCGGGTCCAGGACCTGCGCAACCGTGTGCGCGTCGCCGGCCAGGACCTGTCCCAGACCGTCTCGGGACGCGGGCCCACCGTCACCGAGATCGCCGAGCGCGCCGACCTGAGCGAGGAGGACGTCCGGGTCGGACTGGAGGCCCTGGAGAGCTTCACGGCCCTGTCGCTGGACGCGGAGCTCCCCGGCACCGAGGACGGCTACTCGCTCGGCGACGCGCTCGGCGGCCCCGACCCGGCCCTCGACACGGTCGTCGACCGCGAGGCCGTCAGGGAGCGCCTGGCCGCCCTGCCCGAGCGGGAACGCGCCATCCTCTACATGCGCTTCTTCGACGACATGACCCAGAGCCGCATCGCCGAGGAGCTCGGCATCTCCCAGATGCACGTCTCCCGGCTGCTCAGCCGGTGCTGCAACCGGGTACGGGAGCAGGTGCTGCGGGACCAGGCGGCGTGA
- a CDS encoding aminotransferase class I/II-fold pyridoxal phosphate-dependent enzyme → MRRTDPEGQDSGDGHAPARHDSRNRAPARHGPEGHGPEGHGPVRFGPHLPDDGLAVLPELSAVLAAAAGRGGEEPAGGAPALLAAASGYWDRRGLPTDPGRVAAAPGANALLLALTAVLGGDVLVPRPCAAWWAPYARLLGRPVFHVPTPAESGGVPDPYALLETVRRVRAEGGDPRLLVLSVADDPTGTVAPPELLHETVEAAAAEGLHLVSDETWRDTLHDPHATVLLSPAEMLPERVTVVTDLAGALLPPGWPAAVARFPASATGDGLHARVLDVLTALGARVAAPVAAAAGYALAEPEAVTARRSATVRLHARLAAAVHATVVGVGATARPPQAGRHLYADLGPLRDALGAQGVGDAQELEDFLTARLGMPAPGGHRFGDDLQALRVRLSTGPVADGGTDEQRTERPTVPDPLELPHVQRALIGLKSVFDDLRDAQRWEPPR, encoded by the coding sequence ATGCGGCGCACGGACCCCGAAGGGCAGGACTCCGGAGACGGCCACGCCCCCGCGCGGCACGACTCCCGGAACCGGGCCCCCGCGCGCCACGGACCCGAAGGACACGGACCCGAAGGACACGGCCCCGTCCGCTTCGGACCGCACCTGCCCGACGACGGCCTGGCCGTGCTGCCGGAACTGTCCGCCGTGCTCGCCGCCGCGGCCGGCCGCGGCGGCGAGGAACCGGCCGGCGGGGCCCCCGCCCTCCTGGCCGCCGCGAGCGGCTACTGGGACCGGCGTGGCCTGCCGACCGACCCCGGCCGGGTGGCCGCCGCCCCGGGCGCCAACGCCCTGCTGCTCGCGCTGACCGCCGTGCTCGGCGGCGACGTCCTGGTGCCGCGCCCCTGCGCGGCCTGGTGGGCGCCGTACGCACGGCTGCTGGGCAGGCCCGTCTTCCACGTCCCGACCCCGGCCGAGTCCGGCGGCGTCCCCGATCCGTACGCCCTGCTGGAGACCGTCCGGCGGGTCCGCGCCGAGGGCGGTGACCCACGCCTGCTCGTGCTGTCCGTCGCCGACGACCCCACCGGCACCGTCGCGCCGCCCGAACTGCTGCACGAGACCGTCGAGGCCGCCGCCGCCGAGGGGCTGCACCTGGTCAGCGACGAGACCTGGCGCGACACCCTGCACGACCCGCACGCCACCGTGCTGCTCAGCCCCGCCGAGATGCTGCCCGAACGGGTCACCGTCGTCACCGACCTGGCCGGCGCGCTGCTGCCGCCGGGCTGGCCGGCCGCGGTCGCCCGCTTCCCCGCGTCCGCCACCGGGGACGGCCTGCACGCCCGCGTGCTGGACGTGCTCACCGCGCTCGGCGCCCGCGTCGCCGCGCCCGTCGCCGCCGCCGCCGGGTACGCGCTCGCCGAACCCGAGGCGGTCACCGCCCGCCGGTCGGCCACCGTGCGCCTGCACGCGCGCCTGGCCGCCGCCGTGCACGCCACGGTCGTCGGCGTGGGCGCCACCGCACGGCCTCCGCAGGCCGGCCGCCACCTGTACGCCGACCTCGGCCCGCTGCGCGACGCCCTCGGCGCCCAGGGGGTCGGCGACGCCCAGGAACTGGAGGACTTCCTCACCGCCCGCCTCGGCATGCCCGCGCCGGGCGGCCACCGCTTCGGCGACGACCTCCAGGCCCTGCGCGTCCGGCTCTCGACCGGTCCTGTGGCCGACGGTGGTACTGATGAGCAGCGCACAGAACGTCCCACCGTCCCCGACCCGTTGGAACTGCCACACGTGCAACGCGCCCTGATCGGTCTGAAGTCGGTCTTCGACGATCTCCGCGACGCTCAGCGATGGGAGCCTCCTCGATGA
- a CDS encoding MBL fold metallo-hydrolase, producing MTQQPRSTTSTSTSVKDTDAPPVTPPSTPSDPPLAEPRPLAEHRVWPRTFHDRLTAPLPGLKSFARFAREGAVRPGPEGLADIPRLPYAPGRPPRVDAGTTAVTWAGHASWVVNIGGLTVLTDPVWSRRILGTPARVTPVGVPWSALPRVDAVVISHNHYDHLDAPTLRRLPRDTPVFVPAGLGRWFHRRRFTRVTELDWWEAAELDGVRFDFVPAHHWSKRSLTDTCRTLWGGWVLTGPDGRRLYFAGDTGYGHWFARIGRRYPGIDLALLPIGAYDPRWWLSDVHCDPEEAVRAAQDVGARRMAPMHWGTFVLSAEPVLEPLTRVRAAWQRAGLPREHLWDLPVGGSRVLE from the coding sequence ATGACGCAGCAGCCCCGGTCGACCACGAGCACCTCCACGTCCGTCAAGGACACCGACGCGCCGCCGGTCACACCCCCCTCGACGCCCTCGGACCCGCCGCTCGCGGAACCCCGGCCGCTGGCCGAGCACCGGGTGTGGCCGCGGACCTTCCACGACCGGCTGACCGCACCGCTGCCCGGTCTGAAGTCCTTCGCGAGATTCGCCCGCGAGGGCGCGGTGAGACCCGGCCCCGAAGGGCTCGCCGACATCCCCCGGCTGCCGTACGCACCCGGCCGGCCGCCCCGCGTGGACGCCGGCACCACCGCCGTCACCTGGGCGGGGCACGCGAGCTGGGTGGTGAACATCGGCGGGCTCACCGTGCTCACCGACCCGGTCTGGTCCCGCCGCATCCTCGGCACGCCGGCCCGGGTCACTCCCGTCGGCGTCCCCTGGAGCGCCCTGCCCCGCGTGGACGCCGTCGTGATCAGCCACAACCACTACGACCACCTGGACGCCCCGACGCTGCGACGGCTGCCCCGGGACACCCCCGTCTTCGTCCCGGCCGGGCTCGGCCGCTGGTTCCACCGCCGCCGCTTCACCCGCGTCACCGAGCTGGACTGGTGGGAGGCGGCCGAACTGGACGGCGTCCGCTTCGACTTCGTACCGGCCCACCACTGGTCCAAGCGCAGCCTGACCGACACCTGCCGCACGCTGTGGGGCGGCTGGGTGCTCACCGGCCCCGACGGCAGGCGCCTGTACTTCGCCGGCGACACCGGGTACGGCCACTGGTTCGCCCGCATCGGCCGCCGCTACCCCGGCATCGACCTCGCCCTGCTCCCCATCGGCGCCTACGACCCCCGCTGGTGGCTCAGTGACGTGCACTGCGACCCGGAGGAGGCGGTGCGGGCCGCGCAGGACGTCGGCGCCCGGCGGATGGCCCCCATGCACTGGGGCACGTTCGTCCTCTCCGCCGAGCCGGTGCTGGAGCCGCTGACCCGTGTCCGCGCCGCCTGGCAGCGCGCGGGACTGCCCCGGGAGCACCTGTGGGACCTGCCGGTCGGCGGCTCCCGCGTGCTGGAGTGA
- a CDS encoding DedA family protein, whose amino-acid sequence MSWLDAAVSIPTEPTQQAFGYPSLFLLVLIGALVPVVPTGALVSSAAVVATHQTLPYSMLMVFVTASLAAFCGDMALYWLGRRGVGSKNGSRWLEAIRSRAPEDRLAQAQEKLADHDVAVLVLSRLVPAGRIPVMLACLLAEWPLRRFAHGNLPACLAWAVTYQLIGILSGALFDQPWEGVAAAIALTVLVSVAPSLWRRLRGPAKA is encoded by the coding sequence GTGAGCTGGCTGGACGCGGCGGTGAGCATACCGACCGAGCCGACGCAGCAGGCGTTCGGCTATCCGTCGCTGTTCCTGCTGGTACTGATCGGGGCGCTGGTGCCGGTGGTACCGACGGGAGCGCTGGTCAGTTCGGCGGCCGTGGTGGCGACCCACCAGACGCTGCCGTACTCGATGCTGATGGTGTTCGTGACGGCCTCGCTGGCCGCGTTCTGCGGGGACATGGCGCTGTACTGGCTGGGCCGGCGCGGCGTCGGTTCGAAGAACGGCTCGCGCTGGCTGGAGGCCATCCGGTCCCGGGCGCCCGAGGACCGGCTGGCGCAGGCGCAGGAGAAGCTCGCCGACCACGACGTGGCGGTGCTGGTGCTGTCCCGGCTGGTGCCGGCGGGGCGGATACCGGTGATGCTGGCCTGTCTGCTGGCCGAGTGGCCGCTGCGCCGGTTCGCCCACGGCAACCTGCCCGCCTGTCTGGCCTGGGCGGTGACGTACCAGCTGATCGGCATTCTCAGCGGCGCGCTGTTCGACCAGCCGTGGGAGGGCGTGGCCGCCGCGATCGCGCTGACCGTGCTGGTCAGCGTGGCGCCGAGCCTGTGGCGGCGGCTGCGGGGGCCGGCGAAGGCGTAG